The following proteins are encoded in a genomic region of Glycine soja cultivar W05 chromosome 17, ASM419377v2, whole genome shotgun sequence:
- the LOC114391806 gene encoding rust resistance kinase Lr10-like isoform X1, with protein MWRERALLVILLLLLVQQICATKKQDHGCPLSSCGKITNITYPFRLKGQPKSCGDNRYELACENNVTVLHLYSGKYHVQAINYNNFTIRVVDPGVDQQTNCSSLPRYFLSRSNFTDTYNYRYNMDPYQAGEYSGRSKWDRLAFQHIVYMNCSNPVTQNGNYVDTASYVNWDSKDKYIYAIAGDLQAEDFQVGCHVKLVALTSWWGLNINNYSYAAMHTGLVYGFEISWMRLICDQHCPSKHGCGYCYFDSVSQELDYWNGDSLWSDIGDILARPEAILQIFIMLWAWKILLTVPLFIVILTCKWRKRHMSMFESIENYLEQNNLMPIRYSYKEVKKMAGGFKDKLGEGGYGSVFKGKLRSRSCVAIKMLGKSKGNGQDFISEVATIGRTYHQNIVQLIGFCVHGSKRALVYEFMSNGSLDKFIFSKDESIHLSYDRIYNISIGVARGIAYLHYGCEMQILHFDIKPHNILLDENFTPKVSDFGLAKLYPIDNSIVPRTTARGTIGYMAPELFYNNIGGISHKADVYSYGMLLMEMASKRKNLNPHAERSSQLFFPFWIYNHIGDEEDIEMEDVTEEEKKMVKKMIIVALWCIQLKPNDRPSMNKVVEMLEGDIENLEIPPKPTLYPSETITKD; from the exons ATGTGGAGAGAGAGAGCGTTATTGGTGATCCTGCTACTGCTTCTAGTCCAGCAAATTTGTGCTACCAAGAAGCAAGATCATGGTTGCCCCCTTTCTTCCTGCGGCAAAATCACCAACATAACTTACCCATTTCGATTAAAAGGCCAACCTAAAAGCTGCGGCGACAATAGGTATGAGCTAGCTTGTGAAAACAATGTTACTGTGTTACATTTGTACTCTGGAAAATATCATGTGCAGGCAATCAACTACAATAATTTCACTATCCGAGTGGTTGATCCAGGAGTCGATCAACAAACAAATTGCTCCTCCCTTCCTCGCTATTTCTTGTCTCGCTCCAATTTCACTGATACTTACAATTATAGATACAACATGGATCCATACCAAGCTGGTGAATATTCAG GTCGTAGTAAATGGGACAGGCTTGCTTTCCAGCATATAGTGTATATGAATTGTAGCAATCCAGTGACTCAGAATGGTAACTATGTGGATACTGCATCATACGTCAACTGGGACTCCAAAGACAAGTACATATACGCTATTGCTGGTGACTTACAAGCAGAGGACTTCCAAGTTGGTTGTCACGTAAAGCTGGTTGCTCTGACATCTTGGTGGGGTTTGAATATAAACAATTATTCCTACGCTGCCATGCACACGGGGCTAGTCTATGGATTTGAGATTTCATGGATGCGCCTCATATGTGACCAGCACTGTCCAAGTAAACACGGCTGCGGCTACTGCTATTTCGACTCTGTCAGCCAGGAGCTTGATTATTGGAACGGGGATTCATTATGGA gTGATATAGGTGATATACTGGCTAGACCAGAAG CTATTCTCCAAATTTTCATTATGTTATGGGCATGGAAAATTTTGTTGACAGTGCCACTGTTTATTGTGATTTTGACGTGTAAATGGAGAAAAAGACATATGTCAATGTTTGAAAGTATTGAAAATTATCTAGAACAAAATAACTTGATGCCTATTAGATATTCATACAAGGAAGTTAAGAAGATGGCGGGAGGTTTTAAAGACAAGTTGGGTGAAGGAGGATATGGCTCTGTGTTCAAGGGAAAATTGCGTAGCCGGTCTTGTGTGGCAATAAAGATGTTAGGTAAATCAAAAGGAAATGGGCAAGATTTTATTAGTGAAGTTGCAACCATTGGAAGaacatatcatcaaaatatagTACAATTAATTGGATTTTGTGTTCATGGGTCAAAACGTGCTCTTGTCTATGAATTCATGTCCAATGGAtctcttgataaatttattttttccaaagATGAAAGTATACATTTAAGCTatgatagaatatataatatatcaattGGAGTGGCTCGTGGAATTGCTTATCTTCACTATGGGTGTGAGATGCAGATTTTGCACTTTGATATCAAGCCCCACAACATTCTACTAGATGAAAACTTCACCCCCAAGGTCTCTGACTTTGGATTGGCAAAATTATATCCAATAGATAATAGCATTGTCCCAAGGACAACAGCAAGAGGGACAATTGGATATATGGCTCCAGaattgttttataataatattgggGGAATATCCCATAAGGCTGATGTTTATAGCTATGGAATGCTTTTGATGGAGATGGCAAGCAAGAGGAAAAATCTAAATCCCCATGCAGAGCGTTCAAGtcaacttttctttcccttttggaTTTATAATCATATTGGAGATGAGGAAGATATAGAAATGGAAGATGTCACAGAGGAGGAAAAGAAAATGGTAAAGAAAATGATCATAGTTGCACTTTGGTGTATACAATTGAAACCAAATGACCGTCCTTCAATGAACAAAGTTGTCGAAATGCTTGAAGGAGACATTGAAAACTTGGAAATACCTCCAAAGCCAACTCTGTATCCAAGTGAAACGAtcacaaaagattaa
- the LOC114391806 gene encoding rust resistance kinase Lr10-like isoform X3 has product MDPYQAGEYSGRSKWDRLAFQHIVYMNCSNPVTQNGNYVDTASYVNWDSKDKYIYAIAGDLQAEDFQVGCHVKLVALTSWWGLNINNYSYAAMHTGLVYGFEISWMRLICDQHCPSKHGCGYCYFDSVSQELDYWNGDSLWSDIGDILARPEAILQIFIMLWAWKILLTVPLFIVILTCKWRKRHMSMFESIENYLEQNNLMPIRYSYKEVKKMAGGFKDKLGEGGYGSVFKGKLRSRSCVAIKMLGKSKGNGQDFISEVATIGRTYHQNIVQLIGFCVHGSKRALVYEFMSNGSLDKFIFSKDESIHLSYDRIYNISIGVARGIAYLHYGCEMQILHFDIKPHNILLDENFTPKVSDFGLAKLYPIDNSIVPRTTARGTIGYMAPELFYNNIGGISHKADVYSYGMLLMEMASKRKNLNPHAERSSQLFFPFWIYNHIGDEEDIEMEDVTEEEKKMVKKMIIVALWCIQLKPNDRPSMNKVVEMLEGDIENLEIPPKPTLYPSETITKD; this is encoded by the exons ATGGATCCATACCAAGCTGGTGAATATTCAG GTCGTAGTAAATGGGACAGGCTTGCTTTCCAGCATATAGTGTATATGAATTGTAGCAATCCAGTGACTCAGAATGGTAACTATGTGGATACTGCATCATACGTCAACTGGGACTCCAAAGACAAGTACATATACGCTATTGCTGGTGACTTACAAGCAGAGGACTTCCAAGTTGGTTGTCACGTAAAGCTGGTTGCTCTGACATCTTGGTGGGGTTTGAATATAAACAATTATTCCTACGCTGCCATGCACACGGGGCTAGTCTATGGATTTGAGATTTCATGGATGCGCCTCATATGTGACCAGCACTGTCCAAGTAAACACGGCTGCGGCTACTGCTATTTCGACTCTGTCAGCCAGGAGCTTGATTATTGGAACGGGGATTCATTATGGA gTGATATAGGTGATATACTGGCTAGACCAGAAG CTATTCTCCAAATTTTCATTATGTTATGGGCATGGAAAATTTTGTTGACAGTGCCACTGTTTATTGTGATTTTGACGTGTAAATGGAGAAAAAGACATATGTCAATGTTTGAAAGTATTGAAAATTATCTAGAACAAAATAACTTGATGCCTATTAGATATTCATACAAGGAAGTTAAGAAGATGGCGGGAGGTTTTAAAGACAAGTTGGGTGAAGGAGGATATGGCTCTGTGTTCAAGGGAAAATTGCGTAGCCGGTCTTGTGTGGCAATAAAGATGTTAGGTAAATCAAAAGGAAATGGGCAAGATTTTATTAGTGAAGTTGCAACCATTGGAAGaacatatcatcaaaatatagTACAATTAATTGGATTTTGTGTTCATGGGTCAAAACGTGCTCTTGTCTATGAATTCATGTCCAATGGAtctcttgataaatttattttttccaaagATGAAAGTATACATTTAAGCTatgatagaatatataatatatcaattGGAGTGGCTCGTGGAATTGCTTATCTTCACTATGGGTGTGAGATGCAGATTTTGCACTTTGATATCAAGCCCCACAACATTCTACTAGATGAAAACTTCACCCCCAAGGTCTCTGACTTTGGATTGGCAAAATTATATCCAATAGATAATAGCATTGTCCCAAGGACAACAGCAAGAGGGACAATTGGATATATGGCTCCAGaattgttttataataatattgggGGAATATCCCATAAGGCTGATGTTTATAGCTATGGAATGCTTTTGATGGAGATGGCAAGCAAGAGGAAAAATCTAAATCCCCATGCAGAGCGTTCAAGtcaacttttctttcccttttggaTTTATAATCATATTGGAGATGAGGAAGATATAGAAATGGAAGATGTCACAGAGGAGGAAAAGAAAATGGTAAAGAAAATGATCATAGTTGCACTTTGGTGTATACAATTGAAACCAAATGACCGTCCTTCAATGAACAAAGTTGTCGAAATGCTTGAAGGAGACATTGAAAACTTGGAAATACCTCCAAAGCCAACTCTGTATCCAAGTGAAACGAtcacaaaagattaa
- the LOC114391806 gene encoding rust resistance kinase Lr10-like isoform X2 yields MWRERALLVILLLLLVQQICATKKQDHGCPLSSCGKITNITYPFRLKGQPKSCGDNRYELACENNVTVLHLYSGKYHVQAINYNNFTIRVVDPGVDQQTNCSSLPRYFLSRSNFTDTYNYRYNMDPYQAGEYSGRSKWDRLAFQHIVYMNCSNPVTQNGNYVDTASYVNWDSKDKYIYAIAGDLQAEDFQVGCHVKLVALTSWWGLNINNYSYAAMHTGLVYGFEISWMRLICDQHCPSKHGCGYCYFDSVSQELDYWNGDSLWTILQIFIMLWAWKILLTVPLFIVILTCKWRKRHMSMFESIENYLEQNNLMPIRYSYKEVKKMAGGFKDKLGEGGYGSVFKGKLRSRSCVAIKMLGKSKGNGQDFISEVATIGRTYHQNIVQLIGFCVHGSKRALVYEFMSNGSLDKFIFSKDESIHLSYDRIYNISIGVARGIAYLHYGCEMQILHFDIKPHNILLDENFTPKVSDFGLAKLYPIDNSIVPRTTARGTIGYMAPELFYNNIGGISHKADVYSYGMLLMEMASKRKNLNPHAERSSQLFFPFWIYNHIGDEEDIEMEDVTEEEKKMVKKMIIVALWCIQLKPNDRPSMNKVVEMLEGDIENLEIPPKPTLYPSETITKD; encoded by the exons ATGTGGAGAGAGAGAGCGTTATTGGTGATCCTGCTACTGCTTCTAGTCCAGCAAATTTGTGCTACCAAGAAGCAAGATCATGGTTGCCCCCTTTCTTCCTGCGGCAAAATCACCAACATAACTTACCCATTTCGATTAAAAGGCCAACCTAAAAGCTGCGGCGACAATAGGTATGAGCTAGCTTGTGAAAACAATGTTACTGTGTTACATTTGTACTCTGGAAAATATCATGTGCAGGCAATCAACTACAATAATTTCACTATCCGAGTGGTTGATCCAGGAGTCGATCAACAAACAAATTGCTCCTCCCTTCCTCGCTATTTCTTGTCTCGCTCCAATTTCACTGATACTTACAATTATAGATACAACATGGATCCATACCAAGCTGGTGAATATTCAG GTCGTAGTAAATGGGACAGGCTTGCTTTCCAGCATATAGTGTATATGAATTGTAGCAATCCAGTGACTCAGAATGGTAACTATGTGGATACTGCATCATACGTCAACTGGGACTCCAAAGACAAGTACATATACGCTATTGCTGGTGACTTACAAGCAGAGGACTTCCAAGTTGGTTGTCACGTAAAGCTGGTTGCTCTGACATCTTGGTGGGGTTTGAATATAAACAATTATTCCTACGCTGCCATGCACACGGGGCTAGTCTATGGATTTGAGATTTCATGGATGCGCCTCATATGTGACCAGCACTGTCCAAGTAAACACGGCTGCGGCTACTGCTATTTCGACTCTGTCAGCCAGGAGCTTGATTATTGGAACGGGGATTCATTATGGA CTATTCTCCAAATTTTCATTATGTTATGGGCATGGAAAATTTTGTTGACAGTGCCACTGTTTATTGTGATTTTGACGTGTAAATGGAGAAAAAGACATATGTCAATGTTTGAAAGTATTGAAAATTATCTAGAACAAAATAACTTGATGCCTATTAGATATTCATACAAGGAAGTTAAGAAGATGGCGGGAGGTTTTAAAGACAAGTTGGGTGAAGGAGGATATGGCTCTGTGTTCAAGGGAAAATTGCGTAGCCGGTCTTGTGTGGCAATAAAGATGTTAGGTAAATCAAAAGGAAATGGGCAAGATTTTATTAGTGAAGTTGCAACCATTGGAAGaacatatcatcaaaatatagTACAATTAATTGGATTTTGTGTTCATGGGTCAAAACGTGCTCTTGTCTATGAATTCATGTCCAATGGAtctcttgataaatttattttttccaaagATGAAAGTATACATTTAAGCTatgatagaatatataatatatcaattGGAGTGGCTCGTGGAATTGCTTATCTTCACTATGGGTGTGAGATGCAGATTTTGCACTTTGATATCAAGCCCCACAACATTCTACTAGATGAAAACTTCACCCCCAAGGTCTCTGACTTTGGATTGGCAAAATTATATCCAATAGATAATAGCATTGTCCCAAGGACAACAGCAAGAGGGACAATTGGATATATGGCTCCAGaattgttttataataatattgggGGAATATCCCATAAGGCTGATGTTTATAGCTATGGAATGCTTTTGATGGAGATGGCAAGCAAGAGGAAAAATCTAAATCCCCATGCAGAGCGTTCAAGtcaacttttctttcccttttggaTTTATAATCATATTGGAGATGAGGAAGATATAGAAATGGAAGATGTCACAGAGGAGGAAAAGAAAATGGTAAAGAAAATGATCATAGTTGCACTTTGGTGTATACAATTGAAACCAAATGACCGTCCTTCAATGAACAAAGTTGTCGAAATGCTTGAAGGAGACATTGAAAACTTGGAAATACCTCCAAAGCCAACTCTGTATCCAAGTGAAACGAtcacaaaagattaa
- the LOC114391807 gene encoding rust resistance kinase Lr10-like, whose translation MTEPPSVLPLQIMLILLLIKSGSSNNECGEWSCGSGQPPIRFPFKLIKGIKDECGYPGFCLYCTKKNETMLALSSVKLQVSYINYENHEIGLKDPENCLPHKFLQINDSLIHPYKFDDEAKTSKLSFFNCSSVEHQHLRNYEQSLSDSQDMISCPIYVSDLDDSVLSLDLTSCTKMFDIVTPVSAYGMQRNSLDLRWSEANCSQCKAKGKKCKWKNNRGDIECFDCKDKRKTIHVPKSFIYSAPGSILLGFAVIVVFKIIYHFRQKQEDQARVEKFLEEYRAEKPARFTYADVKRITGGFKEKLGEGAHGAVFRGKLSNEILVAVKILNNTEGEGKEFINEVEIMGKIHHINVVRLLGYCAEGIHRALVYNFFPNGSLQSFIFPPDDKQNFLGWEKLQNIALGIAKGIGYLHQGCNHPIIHFDINPHNVLLDDNFTPKISDFGLAKLCSKNPSLVSMTAARGTLGYIAPEVFSRNFGNVSYKSDIYSYGMLLLEMVGGRKNVDTSSAEDFHVLYPDWMHDLVHGDVHIHVEDEGDVKIARKLAIVGLWCIQWQPLNRPSIKSVIQMLESKEEDLLTVPPNPFHSSTSTIPSGFTSARLPLELEVIQE comes from the exons ATGACAGAGCCTCCTAGTGTGCTGCCCCTCCAAATAATGTTAATCCTTCTCCTTATCAAAAGTGGCAGCAGCAACAATGAGTGTGGGGAATGGTCTTGCGGCTCTGGCCAACCACCTATCAGATTTCCCTTCAAACTCATCAAGGGAATTAAAGATGAATGTGGTTATCCGGGGTTTTGTCTATATTgtactaaaaaaaatgagactaTGCTTGCTCTCTCCTCCGTAAAACTCCAAGTCAGTTACATAAACTACGAAAATCATGAAATTGGGTTGAAAGACCCGGAAAATTGCCTTCCGCACAAGTTTCTGCAAATCAACGATTCTCTTATTCATCCTTACAAATTTGACGATGAAGCTAAAACAAGTAAGTTGAGCTTCTTCAACTGTTCTTCAGTTGAGCATCAACACCTGAGAAACTACGAGCAGTCACTGTCAGACTCACAAGACATGATCTCCTGTCCGATTTATGTTTCTGATCTTGATGACAGTGTGCTCAGTTTGGACCTAACATCCTGTACCAAAATGTTCGATATCGTTACGCCAGTTTCGGCATACGGGATGCAGCGAAATTCGTTGGATTTAAGATGGTCCGAAGCAAATTGTAGTCAGTGCAAAGCAAAAGGCAAGAAATGTAAATGGAAGAACAACAGAGGTGACATCGAATGTTTCGACTGCAAGGACAAGCGAAAAACTATTCATGTTCCCAAATCTTTTATTTACTCTGCACCAG GTTCGATTCTTTTGGGGTTCGCGGTTATTGTCGTTTTTAAGATCATATACCATTTTAGACAGAAACAAGAGGACCAAGCAAGGGTGGAGAAGTTCTTAGAGGAATACAGGGCAGAAAAGCCTGCAAGATTTACTTATGCTGATGTGAAAAGAATCACTGGTGGTTTTAAAGAGAAGCTAGGGGAAGGAGCTCATGGGGCTGTATTCAGAGGAAAACTTTCAAATGAGATTCTGGTGGCTGTGAAAATCCTCAATAATACAGAGGGAGAAGGGAAAGAGTTCATCAATGAAGTGGAAATTATGGGCAAAATCCACCACATCAATGTGGTTCGTTTGCTTGGCTATTGTGCTGAAGGAATCCATCGTGCTCTGGTCTACAATTTCTTTCCAAATGGTTCACTTCAAAGCTTCATATTTCCACCAGATGACAAGCAGAATTTCCTTGGCTGGGAGAAGCTGCAGAACATTGCTCTTGGTATAGCTAAAGGGATTGGGTATCTTCACCAAGGTTGTAACCATCCCATTATTCACTTTGACATCAATCCTCACAATGTGTTACTTGATGACAACTTCACTCcaaaaatttctgattttggcTTAGCAAAATTGTGTTCCAAGAATCCTAGTTTGGTGTCCATGACAGCTGCTAGGGGAACCTTGGGATACATTGCACCTGAAGTTTTCTCCAGAAACTTTGGGAATGTGTCTTATAAGTCTGATATTTATAGTTACGGAATGTTGTTGTTAGAAATGGTTGGAGGAAGGAAGAATGTAGACACGTCTTCTGCAGAAGATTTCCATGTGTTGTACCCAGATTGGATGCATGACCTAGTTCATGGAGATGTACATATCCATGTTGAGGATGAAGGTGATGTTAAAATTGCAAGAAAACTAGCAATTGTTGGACTTTGGTGCATTCAGTGGCAGCCATTGAACCGgccatccataaaatctgtcaTACAAATGTTGGAAAGTAAAGAGGAAGACCTATTAACTGTTCCTCCTAATCCATTTCACTCATCTACTTCCACCATTCCTAGTGGATTCACTTCGGCAAGACTACCTTTGGAATTGGAAGTAATTCAAGAATGA